A part of Cottoperca gobio chromosome 4, fCotGob3.1, whole genome shotgun sequence genomic DNA contains:
- the rgmd gene encoding RGM domain family, member D isoform X1, with the protein MTAFGKEDEFFCLISRSGSVDEKQSRNSILTEWIGMGRSGSQITAKRQLLDCVTLTMVLLSLLFRPAHCQQCRIQRCNTEYVASTSPSSGLQEDMSLDVDYCIALRAYALCTRRQARSCRGDLVYHSAVFRIKELFSQHNCSSDGPTSSAKVPSTSRPVVSELCDYENRVLMSGSAGQQKKYAHCGLFGDPHLRTFRDEFQTCKVEGAWPLIDNRFLSVQVTNVPVVLGSSATATSKITVIFKFFQGCTDQKVYQATTDDLPLAFQDGTRSGGESGSLTVVERGGSGVVRQVKIQARYIGTSIIVRRVGSYLTFAIRMPEDTLDFSEGNGGLQLCLHGCPRNELIKEHTLGRQSLQPRLQGTNTELGSLRPPHQVYTVERATAKCRETLQVEDVYFQSCVFDLLTTGDPEFSMAAYGALEDLKALPPSKLRQNPPRTPRLYNRGASHTGGCSR; encoded by the exons ATGACAGCGTTTGGGAAGGAAGACGAATTTTTTTGTCTGATTTCCCGCAGCGGCAGCGTCGATGAGAAGCAGTCGAGGAACTCCATTCTAACTGAATGGATTGGTATGGGGAGAAGCGGATCACAAATCACGGCTAAGCGGCAGCTTTTGGACTGTGTAACGTTGACGATGGTTTTACTTTCGCTGCTGTTTCGACCAG ctcacTGCCAGCAGTGTCGAATCCAGCGCTGCAACACAGAGTATGTGGCTTCTACCTCACCCTCTAGTGGTCTGCAGGAGGACATGTCTCTGGATGTGGACTACTGCATCGCCTTGAGGGCCTATGCTCTGTGCACCCGGCGGCAGGCAAGGAGCTGCAGGGGTGACCTGGTCTACCACTCGGCCGTCTTCCGCATTAAGGAGTTATTCTCTCAGCATAACTGCTCCAGCGATGGGCCCACCTCCTCCGCCAAGGTCCCCAGTACATCTCGTCCAGTCGTGTCGGAGCTGTGCGACTACGAGAATCGGGTCCTGATGTCGGGCTCGGCCGGTCAGCAGAAGAAATATGCCCACTGTGGATTATTCGGAGACCCGCACCTACGGACTTTCCGCGACGAGTTTCAGACCTGCAAGGTGGAAGGGGCGTGGCCTCTGATTGACAACCGCTTCCTGTCGGTGCAGGTGACCAACGTGCCTGTTGTCCTCGGCTCCAGCGCCACAGCAACCAGCAAG ATCACTGTGATCTTCAAGTTCTTCCAGGGCTGCACAGATCAGAAGGTGTACCAGGCCACCACGGACGATCTGCCGTTGGCCTTTCAGGACGGGACTCGCAGTGGCGGCGAGAGCGGCAGTCTGACCGTCGTAGAGCGCGGCGGCTCCGGAGTGGTCCGGCAGGTGAAGATACAGGCCCGTTACATCGGCACTTCCATCATCGTCCGACGTGTGGGCAGCTACCTGACCTTTGCCATCCGCATGCCAGAGGACACCCTGGACTTTTCGGAGGGCAATGGCGGTCTGCAGCTCTGCCTGCACGGCTGCCCACGCAACGAGCTCATCAAGGAACACACGCTGGGCCGTCAGAGCCTGCAGCCCCGCCTGCAGGGCACCAACACAGAGCTGGGTTCTCTGCGGCCTCCTCACCAGGTCTACACCGTAGAGCGGGCAACGGCCAAGTGTAGAGAGactctgcaggtggaggacGTGTACTTTCAGTCCTGTGTGTTTGACTTGCTGACCACAGGAGACCCTGAGTTCTCTATGGCAGCCTACGGCGCTCTGGAGGATTTAAAGGCGCTGCCGCCGAGTAAACTGAGGCAGAATCCCCCGAGGACTCCTCGTCTTTACAACCGAGGGGCGTCGCACACAGGCGGCTGCAGTAGGTAA
- the rgmd gene encoding RGM domain family, member D isoform X2 — protein sequence MSLDVDYCIALRAYALCTRRQARSCRGDLVYHSAVFRIKELFSQHNCSSDGPTSSAKVPSTSRPVVSELCDYENRVLMSGSAGQQKKYAHCGLFGDPHLRTFRDEFQTCKVEGAWPLIDNRFLSVQVTNVPVVLGSSATATSKITVIFKFFQGCTDQKVYQATTDDLPLAFQDGTRSGGESGSLTVVERGGSGVVRQVKIQARYIGTSIIVRRVGSYLTFAIRMPEDTLDFSEGNGGLQLCLHGCPRNELIKEHTLGRQSLQPRLQGTNTELGSLRPPHQVYTVERATAKCRETLQVEDVYFQSCVFDLLTTGDPEFSMAAYGALEDLKALPPSKLRQNPPRTPRLYNRGASHTGGCSR from the exons ATGTCTCTGGATGTGGACTACTGCATCGCCTTGAGGGCCTATGCTCTGTGCACCCGGCGGCAGGCAAGGAGCTGCAGGGGTGACCTGGTCTACCACTCGGCCGTCTTCCGCATTAAGGAGTTATTCTCTCAGCATAACTGCTCCAGCGATGGGCCCACCTCCTCCGCCAAGGTCCCCAGTACATCTCGTCCAGTCGTGTCGGAGCTGTGCGACTACGAGAATCGGGTCCTGATGTCGGGCTCGGCCGGTCAGCAGAAGAAATATGCCCACTGTGGATTATTCGGAGACCCGCACCTACGGACTTTCCGCGACGAGTTTCAGACCTGCAAGGTGGAAGGGGCGTGGCCTCTGATTGACAACCGCTTCCTGTCGGTGCAGGTGACCAACGTGCCTGTTGTCCTCGGCTCCAGCGCCACAGCAACCAGCAAG ATCACTGTGATCTTCAAGTTCTTCCAGGGCTGCACAGATCAGAAGGTGTACCAGGCCACCACGGACGATCTGCCGTTGGCCTTTCAGGACGGGACTCGCAGTGGCGGCGAGAGCGGCAGTCTGACCGTCGTAGAGCGCGGCGGCTCCGGAGTGGTCCGGCAGGTGAAGATACAGGCCCGTTACATCGGCACTTCCATCATCGTCCGACGTGTGGGCAGCTACCTGACCTTTGCCATCCGCATGCCAGAGGACACCCTGGACTTTTCGGAGGGCAATGGCGGTCTGCAGCTCTGCCTGCACGGCTGCCCACGCAACGAGCTCATCAAGGAACACACGCTGGGCCGTCAGAGCCTGCAGCCCCGCCTGCAGGGCACCAACACAGAGCTGGGTTCTCTGCGGCCTCCTCACCAGGTCTACACCGTAGAGCGGGCAACGGCCAAGTGTAGAGAGactctgcaggtggaggacGTGTACTTTCAGTCCTGTGTGTTTGACTTGCTGACCACAGGAGACCCTGAGTTCTCTATGGCAGCCTACGGCGCTCTGGAGGATTTAAAGGCGCTGCCGCCGAGTAAACTGAGGCAGAATCCCCCGAGGACTCCTCGTCTTTACAACCGAGGGGCGTCGCACACAGGCGGCTGCAGTAGGTAA